The Methanococcoides sp. AM1 DNA window CAATCACAATCCATAGGTTGTATTGAATGTTCCATCCCCGAATTCTTTACTATTGAACCATCAGGTCCAATCATGAAATACGAGTCCACCATATCATCATTTGTTTCAAATACCGGCATTTCACCTTGTGCAAGTCTGAGATTACAATTATTATGGATAAATTGTTTAAATTCACAATTTGAGATTTTTAGTTCTTCAATATGTTCTTCATTTTGTCCCATTACAGGCAGTACTTGAAAGACTTTCCATCTCATCGGATTTAATTCTTTAATAAGAGGTTTCATATCTTCTGTGAAAGTCAATTTAGTCACGGTAGTATTAACTTTCAGATTGATATTATTATCATGCACAAGAGATGCTACATTGCATATGTGATTAATATGGTTTCCATCCCCGCGACCCAATTGACTCTGTATCTCTTCATAAGAACTATCTACAGAAAGCCCAATCCAATCCAACCATGGAGACAATCTTTCAATTGATTCTCTGTTAAGGTAATAGCCATTAGAAACAATAGATGTTAAAAAGCCCATTTCTTTTGCAATTCTAATTAGGTCAAAGATAAGTGGGTGAAGCAGAGGTTCACCACCTACAAAATTGATCTTCTTCATTCCAATGTCATTTAGCTTTTCTAAAATATTTGCTGCAATCGTTATGTCTTTAATTTCTTTACCAAGGTATTTAGCAAAACAGAATTTACAATTGTAATTGCAACGACTGGTTATATGCCAGTTTACAGAACGGACGAATTTACCAGTCATTTTCTTCACCTTCTTTCTCTCTATTTAACCTCCACGAATTTTTAGCAATAATACCTTCAAAAACGTCCTCTAGTATCAAACGATTTACACCATTTTTCATAGAGTGGATAAGACTTTGTTCATAAAAGTCAGATTCTTCGGATTGTCTCAAATGGTTTATTTCATGTTTTGTGTAGTCACTGATTTCACTATCATCGTATAATTGCTCTTTTGAAAAATCATTATCAAAAATTATATCATTAATCTCAAAAAGTAAATCTTCTTTTAATGCTTCGGGAATTTTATCTAAAGCCTTAAGATATAACAAGATATTTTTCATATAATTAGCAATTCTCTCAAAGATAAATCTCCCCATTTGATTGTTTTCCTCAAGCAGTCTATCCACAAACTGTTCAAAATTTATAATGTCTTTCAAGCCAAGGAAATGTGAAGAATGTTTATTTGGATAATCAATCCATGCTTTTGCCCAATAATATGTTTCATCAGGAGTTTCAAAAATATCTCCTTCCGCTGTCCCAATGTAATTGTGTTGTGTATCAAATCCACCATCAAAATAAGTATTTAGCCAAGATTTCATACTAATTTTAAGAAGATAGTTGTCCTTTTCGTTTTTATGTCTTGAACTTGATCTAAACTCTGCAAAAGAAACATCACTATTTTCCACATCTCTTGTAAGAGCAAGATCACTAATTGTTGCAAAAAGAAGTCTAAAGAAATGGTATTTAAAATTCTCACTTCCTTCTTTAGAATAAGAGCAACAGCTTTTACTTGAACAATCCCAGTCACCATTAAGAAATTCTTGTAAAGCTATTGGAGATGATTTAATTAAAGCAAGCAAAGGAAGTATCCAGTTTCTTCTTTGAAACTTGGTATAATGTTCTATAATGCCACTTCTAGTGTGCTGAAGTGAAGTATATTCTCCAAATGAACGCTTGTTAAGTTCTACTATTTTTTGATAATTGTTTGTGCTAAGGTTATTTTTTCCTTCTTTATTCATATTAAGTACAGGGAAACGAAGAAGAATTCCGGGTGGGAAAGATGTTGATTTTTTTTGATAATATTTTTCAATTACCCTATTTTGAATGTATTTGTCAAAAGATGCTTCATTTGCTCTTTTACATTCAGCAAAGAGCTGCTCTGCTTCAGTTGGTTTCCAGTGCCAAAAATCGATATCCCTACCAATTTCTACCTTTTTCTCAGCCATTACTTCTTGAACTAATTGTTCACTGATGTTTTGTTGAAAATAAGCCTTTGAAAAGAGTTGTTTGCAATACCAACCTTCAGTATTTTTTGTAATATAATTTGCTACTGTTCTAAATGCTTCTAAATTACTTTTCAAGAAATAGTGCTCAGTTGTATTCCTTTGACGAGGTGGTTTAATCTCTTCATAATCAAGAATGCCTTTTTCATATAGACTGTTACAAACAGTTCCTGCCCATTTTTTTGATATTTCTTTATAAATTATTTTGTGAAAATCTTTTGCAACTTTTGCAGGATATGCTAAATAGTGTTCTTTTCCATCTTCACATTCAAAAATAATCGGATTCTCTAAGAACTTCTGGTGATTATTCATCACAAAACTTTCAGCTTCAATAAAATATGCAAGCACATCTAATTCTTTTTCTGTCAAATTTTCTTCTTTCATACTATTCACCACTTCCATGACTAGTGGATAGTAGTATACCAGTATATATTTGTTTACAACTCGTGAAGTGATTTAACAAAAAGTTCACTAGTCAACAATTTAGTCTTACAATCCACTCTTCAAAATGCTTTATGAACATGTAAATCCCTTCTCAAAGTGGTGATAAAAAATGTCTAAAAAATCAATGGATCAGAAAGCTGCCGCAAGAATTCAGTCCCATGCAGACAAAA harbors:
- a CDS encoding viperin family antiviral radical SAM protein, which gives rise to MTGKFVRSVNWHITSRCNYNCKFCFAKYLGKEIKDITIAANILEKLNDIGMKKINFVGGEPLLHPLIFDLIRIAKEMGFLTSIVSNGYYLNRESIERLSPWLDWIGLSVDSSYEEIQSQLGRGDGNHINHICNVASLVHDNNINLKVNTTVTKLTFTEDMKPLIKELNPMRWKVFQVLPVMGQNEEHIEELKISNCEFKQFIHNNCNLRLAQGEMPVFETNDDMVDSYFMIGPDGSIVKNSGMEHSIQPMDCDCIEQVLEVVDWDKYCGRGGDYWNN